The Cinclus cinclus chromosome 18, bCinCin1.1, whole genome shotgun sequence genome has a segment encoding these proteins:
- the CASS4 gene encoding cas scaffolding protein family member 4 isoform X2 encodes MDFAEGSSQCLGTAEVSPPRCNSLYCPRWGMTTMDTSPRSNTAAKHSLAKALYDNQAECSDELAFRRGDILTVLEQHVPGSEGWWRCSLHGRHGLAPANRLQLLPAHGRQPTEPPEPHGIYQVPSAPKAAALSAAYEKMEGWVQQPAVPVPVPVPVPVPVPVQAVYQVPALAAQLLSERTERSTHQHLFTLPRACRASAPNIRGEVYDVPSRQHRGSLLPQSGATPPSTRKGSLLGRSTESFQAEHKQLYNIPSKPEKAGAGSQKDSPAGNLYDVPPKRELDDSENKSQKKCWGHYNTLPNPRKSEWIYDIPVSPENARFKPNPAGQSVEKQVLYDIPPARYKAPGTSTEAKVGNAQLYDIPPTQRKLTLPETPLYDVPSSRDVLLLPHNGSSEVPPSLLPAQAGNQISEENVYDIPKGLPSAGHSKKGMENNSDQAHDASPQLLMDARSENDSLCVSSVDSRSSTLYSSCSSSAELFPPLSPSPEPVQEIKLELEAAIGTLTQLQHGVSSSIASLMIFVSSKWRLQEHLEKSLEEIHRAVDHIKVSLGEFLAFAQALKGNASNLTDNNLQTRIKKQLEILMNSYKILTETREALNSCSWSLEALVLRKPQNNPDDLDRFVMVARTIPDDIKRFVSIIIANGKLLFRKNEKEQEKKQPKVNLECKMAKQIPVPRRVEIESLQRNAPEKSSQSRVPVEKPEENSPEDCDYVQLQVLPCAKKTENPNRQEPARKIPLPEHCRLCFAALHKAIGVFTTSLSNQQPPEIFISHSKLIIMVGQKLVDSLCQETQDREARSDILHSSSRFCSLLKNLALATKTAALKYPNAEATRELREQMEELAKYTQQFRAMMD; translated from the exons ATGGACTTTGCTGAGGggagttcccagtgcctgggcacagctgaaGTGTCCCCACCCCGCTGTAATTCCCTGTATTGCCCCAGGTGGGGAATGACAACGATGGATACGAGCCCAAGGAGCAACACAGCTGCAAAG cacagcctggccaaGGCGCTGTACGACAACCAGGCCGAGTGTTCGGACGAGCTGGCGTTCCGCAGGGGGGACATCCTGACGGTGCTGGAGCAGCACGTGCCGGGCAGCGAGGGCTGGTGGCGATGCTCCCTGCACGGCCGCCACGGCCTGGCCCCCGCCAACCGCCTGCAGCTCCTGCCGGCCCACGGCCGCCAGCCCACGGAGCCACCAGAGCCACACGGCATCTACCAGGTGCCCTCCGCGCCCAAGGCCGCGGCGCTGTCGGCCGCCTACGAGAAGATGGAGGGCTGGGTCCAGCAGCCGgccgtccctgtccctgtccctgtccctgtccctgtccctgtccctgtccaggcCGTGTACCAGGTGCCGGCCCTGGCGGCGCAGCTGCTCAGCGAGAGGACCGAGCGCTCCACGCACCAG CACCTGTTTACCCTCCCGAGAGCCTGCCGGGCTTCAGCCCCAAACATCAGGGGGGAAGTGTATGATGTCCCCTCCAGGCAGCACCGTGggtccctgctcccacag AGTGGTGCCACTCCCCCCAGCACACGGAAGGGTTCTCTGCTGGGCAGATCCACTGAGAGCTTCCAGGCAGAGCACAAGCAGCTTTACAACATCCCATCCAAGCCAGaaaaggcaggagctggcagccagaaGGACTCACCAGCAGGCAAT TTATATGATGTCCCTCCCAAAAGAGAACTCGATGactcagaaaataaatctcagaaGAAGTGCTGGGGCCATTACAACACTTTGCCAAACCCTCGGAAATCCGAATGGATTTACGATATTCCAGTATCCCCTGAAAATGCCAGATTCAAACCAAACCCTGCTGGCCAGTCTGTGGAGAAGCAGGTGCTGTATGATATTCCCCCAGCCAGGTACAAGGCTCCAGGCACAAGCACCGAAGCCAAGGTTGGAAATGCACAGTTGTACGACATCCCACCGACGCAGCGAAAATTAACGCTCCCAGAAACGCCCCTTTACGACGTTCCATCCTCACGGGACGTGCTCCTCCTGCCACACAATGGCAGCTCTGAGGTGCCACCCAGTCTCCtgcctgcccaggctgggaatcagATCTCTGAGGAGAATGTTTATGATATTCCTAAAGGTTTGCCCAGTGCTGGACACTCCAAGAAAGGGATGGAAAACAACAGTGACCAAGCACATGATGCTTCTCCACAGCTCTTGATGGATGCCAGGTCAGAAAATGACAGTTTGTGTGTCTCTAGTGTGGACAGCAGAAGCAGCACTCTCTACTcatcctgcagctcttctgCTGAGTTGTTTCCTCCGCTGTCACCATCACCAGAGCCCGTCCAAGAAATCAAACTGGAGCTGGAAGCAGCCATCGGGACCCTGACTCAGCTGCAGCACGGCGTGTCCAGCTCCATAGCCAGCTTAATGATCTTTGTGAGCAGCAAGTGGAGATTGCAGGAGCACCTGGAGAAAAGCCTGGAGGAGATCCACAGAGCAGTGGACCACATAAAGGTGTCACTGGGAGAGTTCCTGGCCTTTGCTCAAGCTCTGAAGGGAAACGCCTCCAACCTCACGGATAACAACCTGCAGACCAGAATTAAAAAACAGCTGGAAATCCTCATGAACTCCTACAAAATATTGACAGAAACGAGGGAAGCTCTCAACAGCTGCAGCTGGTCCCTGGAGGCTTTGGTGCTCAGGAAGCCCCAGAACAACCCTGACGACCTGGATCGCTTCGTTATGGTGGCCAGGACAATTCCAGACGATATCAAGAGGTTTGTGTCCATCATCATTGCCAACgggaagctgctcttcaggaAGAACgagaaagaacaagaaaagaagCAACCAAAAGTGAACCTGGAATGCAAAATGGCAAAACAAATCCCAGTACCAAGAAGAGTAGAAATTGAGTCACTCCAGAGAAATGCTCCTGAGAAATCCAGCCAAAGCCGGGTCCCTGTGGagaaaccagaagaaaattCCCCTGAGGACTGCGACTATGTCCAGTTACAG GTTTTGCCATGTgcaaaaaagactgaaaatccCAACAGGCAGGAGCCAGCCAGGAAAATCCCCCTCCCAGAGCACTGCAGGCTGTGCTTCGCTGCCCTGCACAAGGCCATCGGCGTGTTCACCACCAGCCTCAGCAACCAGCAGCCCCCCGAAATCTTCAtctcccacagcaaactcaTCATCATGGTGGGACAGAAGCTGGTGGATTCTCTGTGCCAGGAAACCCAGGACAGGGAGGCCAGGAGCGACAtcttgcacagcagcagccGCTTCTGCAGCCTGCTCAAGAACCTGGCCCTGGCCACCAAAACTGCAGCCCTCAAATATCCCAACGCAGAGGCCACCAGGGAGCTGCGGGAGCAGATGGAGGAGCTGGCCAAGTACACCCAGCAGTTCAGAGCCATGATGGACTGA